In Fluviicola taffensis DSM 16823, the following are encoded in one genomic region:
- a CDS encoding toxin-antitoxin system YwqK family antitoxin: MPLKAAERRKVRWLDLYDRQVIPDLNGFKRLETVYINHDVYNPSISVNHEYFDFYYPGDLFLWRKFYNKVSLKSIHVDVSYDGYDFYRAGYISFLDAPNDSLVALPQLHALHLENIDYFTVNFGELKKLDYLALSGLQRAEMINLAIVMKSFGKNPDSGAWSWYLEKADVSRLPSINPNGVFETFYANGTKLCFGTFRNGKPDGIWGFWDEKGKLVQERIYANGNRTGNWIFKAENTEEPEADTSLMLTYSNDQLVMRTEFTQGEAYYFDSGHDRQFGERARGINRVTIRTGSNPSVKRENDVINIANGDTMKSIRELYSLSGEEWSYSKAFYCKSCQDDFSYDFKGKMGFPAYFNRKTEGTKNPKRKQVIEIDLKACTIRHSEEESIGNEIKRTQYERPIDPEEWKCN, translated from the coding sequence GTGCCCCTGAAAGCGGCAGAGCGTCGAAAAGTCAGATGGCTGGATCTCTATGACCGGCAAGTCATCCCTGATCTGAATGGCTTTAAAAGGCTCGAGACGGTTTATATCAATCACGACGTCTACAACCCGTCCATATCCGTAAATCATGAATATTTTGACTTTTATTATCCCGGTGACTTATTCCTATGGCGAAAATTCTACAACAAGGTTTCCCTGAAAAGTATTCATGTTGATGTATCTTATGATGGCTACGATTTCTATCGTGCAGGTTATATCAGCTTTTTGGATGCCCCGAATGATAGCCTGGTAGCTCTGCCGCAACTCCATGCGCTGCACTTGGAAAACATCGATTATTTCACTGTAAATTTTGGAGAGCTAAAAAAACTAGATTACCTGGCTCTTTCCGGATTACAGCGTGCAGAAATGATTAATCTGGCAATTGTCATGAAATCATTCGGGAAAAACCCGGACTCAGGAGCCTGGTCGTGGTATTTGGAAAAAGCCGACGTTTCGCGCTTGCCTTCGATTAACCCGAATGGTGTTTTTGAAACTTTTTATGCCAATGGAACAAAGTTGTGTTTCGGTACTTTCCGCAATGGCAAACCTGATGGGATCTGGGGCTTTTGGGACGAAAAAGGAAAGCTGGTACAGGAGCGTATCTATGCCAATGGTAACCGAACAGGAAACTGGATTTTTAAAGCAGAAAACACCGAAGAACCGGAAGCTGACACCTCATTGATGTTAACTTATTCGAATGATCAGCTGGTTATGCGGACCGAATTTACCCAAGGTGAAGCTTACTATTTCGATAGTGGTCATGATAGACAGTTCGGAGAACGCGCACGTGGAATTAATCGTGTCACAATCCGGACAGGCTCCAATCCTTCTGTAAAACGTGAAAATGACGTCATTAATATAGCGAATGGAGATACGATGAAAAGCATCCGTGAATTGTACTCACTTTCCGGTGAGGAATGGAGTTACTCGAAGGCTTTCTATTGTAAAAGCTGTCAAGACGATTTCTCGTATGACTTCAAAGGAAAAATGGGTTTTCCGGCATATTTTAATCGTAAAACGGAAGGAACAAAGAATCCTAAACGAAAACAAGTTATAGAGATCGATTTAAAAGCGTGCACAATCAGACATTCGGAAGAAGAATCCATTGGGAACGAAATCAAACGTACACAATATGAACGTCCGATTGATCCGGAAGAGTGGAAATGTAATTAA
- a CDS encoding bestrophin family ion channel: protein MYQIPTQIGSVFGLAIAFFLGFRMNSAYDRWWEARKIFGELTNNTRSFVTKIYVYYGNEYNSAGFGRCDLQKY from the coding sequence ATCTATCAAATTCCAACTCAAATTGGTTCAGTTTTCGGATTAGCAATTGCATTTTTTTTAGGATTCAGGATGAACTCCGCATATGATCGGTGGTGGGAAGCAAGAAAAATATTCGGTGAGTTAACAAATAACACCAGAAGTTTTGTCACTAAAATCTATGTCTATTACGGAAATGAGTACAATAGCGCGGGTTTCGGAAGGTGCGACCTTCAAAAATATTAG